The Fortiea contorta PCC 7126 genome has a segment encoding these proteins:
- the gor gene encoding glutathione-disulfide reductase, producing MTYDFDLLVIGAGSGGIASARRAAEYGAKVGIVEFDRLGGTCVNRGCVPKKLMVYASHFPDLFAEAQGYGWSPVESSIDWEKMITAVNNEVTRLNGIYQRMLDNSKVELIKGYGQFVDHHTVAIGERQVTADKILIAVGGHPIRPNILGIEHAITSDDIFHLKEQPKRIVILGGGYIGTEFACILNGMGTEVTQVIRGEMILRGFDDDLRSEIQQAIINHGIRLLNNIQLIAIDKDTAGVKVTVRGEEGTEETVIADAVSLAAVGRKPNTHNLGLENTGVKLHDGAIVVDQYSRTAEENIYAVGDCTNKINLTPVAINEGRAFADTMFGGKSRTMSYENVPTAIFTTPEAATVGLTEAEAREKYGDAVKIYRSRFRPMYYTLAGKDEKTMMKLVVDQKTDKVLGAHMVGTNAPEIIQGIAIAIKMGATKANFDATVGIHPSSAEEFVTMR from the coding sequence ATGACCTACGATTTTGATTTATTGGTAATTGGTGCAGGTTCCGGTGGGATTGCATCTGCAAGGCGGGCGGCTGAATATGGCGCTAAGGTAGGGATTGTGGAATTTGACCGCCTAGGTGGTACCTGCGTCAATCGTGGCTGTGTCCCGAAAAAGTTGATGGTTTATGCCTCTCATTTTCCCGATTTGTTTGCAGAAGCTCAAGGTTACGGCTGGAGTCCAGTTGAGAGTTCTATCGATTGGGAAAAGATGATTACGGCGGTTAACAATGAGGTGACGCGCCTGAATGGAATTTATCAACGGATGTTGGATAACTCCAAGGTGGAACTGATCAAGGGATATGGTCAATTCGTTGATCATCACACCGTCGCCATTGGCGAACGCCAAGTCACCGCTGACAAAATTTTGATTGCAGTTGGTGGACACCCCATCAGACCGAACATTTTGGGAATTGAACACGCGATTACTTCCGATGACATTTTTCACCTCAAAGAACAACCCAAACGCATAGTAATTTTGGGAGGAGGTTACATCGGTACAGAATTCGCTTGCATTTTGAACGGAATGGGAACCGAAGTTACCCAAGTAATTCGTGGTGAGATGATTTTGCGCGGCTTCGATGACGATCTGCGATCGGAAATTCAGCAAGCCATAATTAATCATGGGATTCGGCTGCTCAACAACATTCAACTGATAGCCATAGACAAAGATACCGCCGGCGTCAAAGTCACAGTGCGGGGTGAAGAAGGAACAGAAGAAACCGTGATTGCAGATGCGGTGAGTTTAGCTGCAGTTGGTCGCAAACCAAACACACACAATTTGGGTTTAGAAAATACTGGTGTCAAATTGCATGACGGGGCGATAGTAGTTGATCAATACAGCCGCACAGCCGAAGAAAATATCTATGCGGTGGGAGATTGTACCAACAAAATCAACCTGACGCCAGTAGCGATTAATGAAGGGCGGGCATTTGCTGATACCATGTTTGGCGGGAAATCTCGCACCATGAGTTATGAAAATGTGCCCACCGCCATCTTTACCACACCAGAAGCTGCAACTGTGGGATTAACCGAAGCAGAAGCCAGAGAAAAATATGGTGATGCGGTGAAAATTTATCGCAGTCGCTTCCGCCCGATGTACTACACCTTGGCTGGTAAAGATGAAAAAACCATGATGAAGCTAGTGGTGGATCAGAAAACTGATAAAGTGCTGGGCGCACACATGGTGGGGACAAATGCACCAGAGATTATTCAAGGAATAGCGATCGCTATTAAAATGGGTGCAACTAAAGCTAATTTTGATGCTACCGTTGGTATCCATCCTAGTTCTGCTGAAGAATTTGTCACCATGCGCTGA
- a CDS encoding DUF421 domain-containing protein, producing the protein MEKLLFVDWHAIFIPSISVLELFIRGSLVYLALFSVLRFLPSRQLGTLGITDLLVVVLFAEAAQNAMATNYTSITEGGILVGTVIFWSYLLNWLGYKFPEFQRFLNPPPLLLVKNGRAIERHLQRELITEDELMSKLRQQGVEFLTDVKLAFMEADGSISIITSESKTSIPTQPKAK; encoded by the coding sequence ATGGAAAAATTATTATTTGTTGATTGGCACGCAATCTTTATTCCTAGCATCAGCGTTTTAGAATTATTTATTCGTGGTTCACTAGTCTATCTAGCTCTATTTTCAGTGTTACGCTTCCTCCCCAGTAGACAATTAGGAACCCTAGGAATTACCGATTTACTAGTAGTAGTATTATTCGCTGAAGCTGCTCAAAACGCAATGGCGACTAATTACACATCAATTACCGAAGGAGGTATTTTAGTAGGAACTGTAATTTTTTGGAGTTACTTACTCAATTGGTTGGGTTATAAATTTCCAGAATTTCAGCGCTTTTTAAATCCACCACCACTACTATTAGTAAAAAATGGTCGAGCAATTGAACGACATTTACAGCGGGAATTAATCACCGAAGATGAATTAATGAGTAAGTTACGTCAGCAAGGTGTAGAATTTTTAACTGACGTCAAGTTAGCATTCATGGAAGCTGACGGTAGCATTAGTATCATTACCTCTGAATCAAAAACTAGTATTCCTACACAGCCAAAGGCTAAGTAG
- a CDS encoding Calvin cycle protein CP12 — protein sequence MSDIQEKIQDEVEQARTVCDTSGSSSAECAAAWDAVEELQAEASHQRQSKQKNSLEKYCDDNPEADECRLYED from the coding sequence ATGAGCGACATCCAAGAAAAAATCCAAGATGAAGTTGAGCAAGCCCGCACTGTCTGCGATACCTCAGGTAGCAGCTCGGCTGAGTGCGCTGCGGCTTGGGATGCAGTTGAAGAATTGCAAGCAGAAGCTTCTCACCAACGCCAAAGCAAGCAAAAAAACTCTCTGGAAAAATACTGTGATGATAACCCAGAGGCGGATGAATGCCGACTCTATGAAGACTAG
- a CDS encoding DUF3177 family protein codes for MGNDIWFRPFVWIDYRLALLFTVIIPLILVIWAFVQKAEAIQRLLIIYWRVASLLVITLYLMIGGFGVSFISGLMARILIPISLWFWVDLNDDVEYQSSGPLKLIFASWRWAVSVYSVLSAIAYIPFLGCAFSEAAFKTPYCSVCLEAPLLFKDYFHANSKPGFLGFLGILGLIVYVLYLSYFVLVKLGKQGRSAMPQ; via the coding sequence ATGGGAAATGATATTTGGTTTCGACCTTTTGTTTGGATTGATTATCGACTGGCGTTGTTATTCACAGTGATTATTCCCTTAATTTTGGTGATTTGGGCATTTGTGCAGAAGGCGGAAGCGATACAACGCTTGTTAATTATCTATTGGCGAGTGGCTAGTTTATTGGTAATCACGCTTTATTTGATGATTGGCGGGTTTGGGGTAAGTTTTATCTCTGGATTAATGGCGCGGATTTTGATTCCGATTTCCTTGTGGTTCTGGGTGGATTTGAATGATGATGTTGAGTATCAATCTAGCGGGCCGTTGAAACTGATTTTTGCTTCTTGGCGCTGGGCTGTGAGTGTTTATAGCGTTTTAAGTGCGATCGCTTATATACCTTTTTTGGGTTGTGCTTTCTCGGAAGCGGCTTTCAAAACTCCCTACTGTAGCGTTTGCTTAGAAGCTCCGTTACTGTTTAAAGATTATTTCCACGCCAATAGCAAACCGGGATTCCTGGGATTTTTGGGAATCCTGGGCTTAATCGTTTACGTGCTTTATTTAAGTTACTTTGTGCTCGTCAAGCTGGGTAAACAGGGACGTTCAGCAATGCCACAGTAA
- a CDS encoding FIST signal transduction protein → MAEKMQWANALSTRPSLEAAVTEVVERAVSLLSAPADLGLVFISSAFASEYSRLLPLLAEKLSVSVLVGCSGGGVIGTTTDGQTQELEAEAALSLTLAHLPGVDLQVFHIISEELPDLDSSPDAWVDLIGVPPSPTPQFILLCSSFSSGINDLLQGLDFAYPGSVTVGGQASAGGMSGRTALFCSDTHNGLCSGMYREGTLGLALSGNIVLETIVAQGCRPIGKPLQVTKAERNIILELDEQVPLVVLRDVIANLSEKERMLAQHSLFVGVAMDGFKLALHQGDFLIRGILGVDPSAGAIAIGDRVRPGQRLQFHLRDAEASAEDLELLLQQYQHQRETESSALGALMFSCVGRGEGLYGQPNFDSELFRRYIKDIPVGGFFCGGEIGPIGGNTFIHGYTSVFGICRDLGHGE, encoded by the coding sequence ATGGCAGAAAAAATGCAGTGGGCAAACGCCCTGTCAACCCGTCCCTCTTTGGAAGCAGCTGTTACAGAAGTGGTAGAACGGGCTGTATCATTATTATCCGCACCAGCGGATTTAGGGTTAGTATTCATTTCATCTGCATTTGCAAGCGAGTATTCTCGACTTTTGCCATTGTTGGCTGAAAAACTTTCGGTATCTGTGCTCGTTGGCTGCAGTGGTGGTGGTGTGATTGGCACAACCACCGATGGACAAACTCAAGAACTAGAAGCTGAAGCAGCGCTGAGTTTAACCTTAGCCCATCTGCCAGGGGTAGATTTGCAAGTTTTTCATATAATATCAGAAGAATTACCAGACTTAGATAGCTCACCCGATGCTTGGGTTGATCTCATCGGTGTACCACCTTCACCCACACCCCAGTTCATCTTACTTTGCAGTTCTTTTTCGTCAGGGATCAACGATTTATTACAAGGATTAGATTTTGCTTATCCAGGTTCGGTAACAGTAGGGGGACAAGCCAGCGCCGGGGGAATGAGCGGACGCACGGCTTTGTTTTGTAGCGATACTCATAACGGACTGTGTTCAGGTATGTATCGTGAAGGAACACTGGGTTTGGCTTTAAGTGGCAACATTGTTCTAGAAACAATTGTTGCTCAAGGATGCCGACCAATTGGTAAGCCATTACAAGTGACAAAAGCCGAACGCAATATAATTTTGGAACTTGATGAACAAGTCCCATTGGTAGTTTTGCGAGACGTAATTGCTAATCTCAGCGAAAAAGAGCGGATGCTAGCTCAACACTCGCTGTTTGTGGGTGTGGCAATGGATGGGTTTAAACTAGCTTTGCACCAAGGAGATTTCTTAATTCGCGGCATTTTAGGTGTAGACCCCTCAGCCGGAGCGATCGCTATCGGCGATCGGGTTCGTCCCGGTCAGCGTTTACAATTTCACCTCCGCGACGCAGAAGCCTCAGCCGAAGATTTGGAATTACTCCTACAACAATATCAGCATCAACGAGAAACAGAATCATCCGCATTGGGAGCTTTGATGTTTTCTTGTGTAGGGCGCGGTGAAGGACTCTACGGTCAACCAAATTTCGATTCCGAACTATTCAGACGCTACATCAAAGACATCCCCGTCGGCGGCTTTTTCTGCGGCGGCGAAATCGGCCCCATAGGTGGGAACACATTTATCCATGGTTACACCTCGGTATTTGGAATTTGTCGCGATTTGGGACATGGGGAATAG
- a CDS encoding peroxiredoxin, producing MRTTVPNVVFKTRVRDESIPGPNPYRWQDLTSQEIFGGKRVIVFSLPGAFTPTCSTSHLPRYEELYTEFQALGIDRVICISVNDAFVMFQWGKQQGAKNVFLLPDGNGEFTRKMGMLVDKSNLGFGLRSWRYSMVVDDGKIEKYFIESGYDDNCPLDPFEVSDADTMLAYLKEAKTTVAV from the coding sequence ATGAGAACCACAGTACCTAACGTTGTCTTCAAGACCCGCGTCCGTGACGAGTCAATTCCCGGCCCAAACCCTTATCGTTGGCAAGATTTGACTTCGCAAGAAATCTTCGGTGGCAAGCGTGTTATAGTGTTTTCCTTGCCTGGAGCCTTCACCCCCACATGTTCCACCTCACATCTGCCTCGTTATGAGGAACTCTACACAGAATTTCAAGCCTTGGGAATTGATCGAGTGATTTGCATCTCTGTCAATGATGCCTTTGTGATGTTCCAGTGGGGTAAGCAACAAGGTGCTAAAAATGTTTTCTTACTCCCCGATGGTAACGGGGAATTCACCCGCAAAATGGGGATGTTAGTTGATAAATCTAACCTGGGCTTTGGTCTGCGGTCTTGGCGCTATTCGATGGTAGTGGACGACGGCAAGATTGAAAAATATTTCATCGAGTCAGGCTACGATGACAATTGCCCTCTTGATCCGTTTGAAGTTTCCGACGCAGATACCATGCTAGCTTACCTGAAAGAAGCTAAAACTACAGTCGCAGTCTAA
- the argC gene encoding N-acetyl-gamma-glutamyl-phosphate reductase, which produces MTKPKIFIDGESGTTGLQIHSRLYGRDDIEIVSIEASKRKDATERAKLINAVDVVILCLPDDAAREAVSLVSNSPVKILDASSAHRTAKGWAYGFPELNRGQREKIASAQFVSNPGCYPTGFLACVRPLIVEDLLPRDFPITINAVSGYSGGGKSLIQKYDTFHEQQAGVTSLSPYSIYGLQFGHKHVKEMHEYSGLASPPLFVPAVGDFEQGMVVQVPLVLGNLPQPPSGEMLHKAIANYFQGEKFVQVAPWRDSSTLRDGIFLEAIAVNGTNIVQVFVFANDTTKEALLVARLDNLGKGASGAAVQNLNIMLGLPEDLGL; this is translated from the coding sequence ATGACAAAACCTAAGATTTTTATTGACGGAGAATCGGGAACTACTGGCTTACAGATTCACTCGCGTCTCTATGGGCGAGATGATATCGAGATCGTTAGCATTGAAGCGTCTAAGCGCAAAGATGCGACTGAACGGGCGAAACTGATTAATGCTGTTGATGTTGTGATTCTTTGCTTACCTGATGACGCAGCCCGCGAAGCTGTCAGCTTAGTCAGCAATTCCCCGGTGAAAATTTTGGATGCTAGCAGCGCCCATCGGACAGCTAAGGGCTGGGCTTATGGTTTTCCTGAATTGAATCGAGGACAGCGAGAAAAAATCGCCAGCGCCCAATTTGTGAGTAATCCGGGTTGTTATCCGACAGGCTTTTTAGCTTGTGTGCGGCCGCTGATAGTTGAAGATTTGCTACCCCGCGATTTTCCCATCACTATTAATGCGGTGTCTGGCTACTCTGGAGGTGGGAAAAGTCTGATTCAAAAGTATGATACCTTCCATGAGCAGCAAGCTGGGGTGACATCACTTTCGCCCTACAGCATCTATGGGTTGCAATTTGGGCATAAGCATGTTAAAGAAATGCATGAATATTCCGGGTTAGCATCGCCGCCGCTATTTGTACCTGCGGTGGGAGATTTTGAGCAGGGAATGGTGGTGCAGGTGCCTTTAGTGTTGGGGAATTTGCCACAGCCGCCGTCGGGTGAGATGCTTCATAAAGCGATCGCTAACTACTTCCAAGGAGAAAAATTTGTCCAGGTAGCTCCCTGGAGAGATTCTAGTACACTGCGAGATGGAATTTTTCTAGAAGCGATCGCTGTGAATGGTACTAACATTGTTCAAGTTTTCGTTTTCGCCAACGACACCACCAAAGAAGCGCTTTTAGTTGCTCGCCTCGACAATTTAGGCAAAGGAGCATCAGGCGCCGCCGTCCAAAATCTGAATATTATGTTGGGTTTGCCAGAAGATTTAGGGCTATGA
- a CDS encoding YihY/virulence factor BrkB family protein: MNLRAIGKLFQETFKEWSDDKASRLAAALAYYTIFSIAPLLIIVIAIAGAVFGEEAARGEIVRQIQGLVGRDGAEFIELAVKNANKPQTGTIASIISIAVLLLGATGLFTELQDALNTIWEVKAKPGRGVNNAVRQRFLSFAMVLGIGFLLLVSLVISAGLSAFVAYFSNLVPGIDFLWQMLNFLLGFTISTILFGLIFKVLPDVKITWSDVLIGAALTSLLFSIGRFLLGQYLGNSSFGSTYGAAGSLVVILAWVYYAAQILFFGAEFTQVYARRYGSGIIPTKNAVPIAKNNQANQGRQRENRNQNQPPSSNLINRFQRYFRKSRR, translated from the coding sequence ATGAATTTGCGGGCGATTGGGAAGCTGTTCCAAGAAACATTTAAAGAATGGAGTGATGATAAAGCCTCACGGTTAGCGGCTGCATTAGCTTATTACACAATATTTTCCATCGCGCCGTTGTTAATTATTGTCATAGCGATCGCTGGTGCTGTTTTTGGAGAAGAAGCAGCCAGAGGTGAAATTGTTCGCCAAATTCAGGGTTTAGTCGGTAGAGATGGCGCTGAGTTTATTGAACTAGCGGTTAAAAATGCTAACAAACCACAAACAGGAACAATTGCTTCCATAATTAGTATCGCCGTTTTATTATTAGGTGCCACAGGTTTATTTACTGAATTACAAGATGCTCTCAACACAATTTGGGAAGTAAAAGCAAAACCTGGGCGGGGGGTAAATAACGCTGTTCGTCAGCGCTTTTTATCTTTTGCAATGGTTCTGGGAATTGGGTTTCTGCTTTTAGTATCCTTAGTAATTAGCGCCGGACTATCAGCATTTGTCGCCTATTTTAGTAACCTAGTTCCCGGTATAGACTTCCTTTGGCAGATGCTTAACTTTCTTTTAGGTTTTACGATTAGTACTATACTTTTTGGACTAATTTTTAAAGTTTTGCCAGATGTTAAAATCACTTGGAGTGATGTTTTAATCGGAGCCGCTCTCACATCACTTTTGTTCTCCATTGGTAGATTTTTGTTAGGACAATATTTAGGTAACAGTAGTTTTGGCTCAACCTATGGCGCTGCTGGTTCACTTGTAGTAATTCTCGCTTGGGTTTATTACGCAGCACAAATTCTTTTTTTTGGTGCAGAGTTCACCCAAGTTTATGCTCGCAGATACGGTAGCGGTATTATTCCCACTAAAAATGCTGTACCTATCGCTAAAAACAACCAAGCAAATCAAGGTAGACAACGGGAAAACCGCAACCAAAATCAACCACCAAGCTCTAACTTAATTAATCGCTTCCAGCGTTATTTTCGCAAATCTCGACGCTAA
- the purB gene encoding adenylosuccinate lyase — MIERYTLPEMGNLWGEAYKLKTWLQVEIAVCEAQAELGYIPSEAVEEIKAKANFDPKRVLEIEAEVRHDVIAFLTNVNEYVGDAGRYIHLGLTSSDVLDTALALQLVSSLDVLSQRLADLIAAIRTKAREHRYTVMAGRSHGIHAEPITFGFKLAGWLAEVLRHQERLRILRATIAVGKISGAVGTYANIEPRVEAIACAKLGLTADCASTQVISRDRHADYVQQLALIAASIERFAVEIRNLQRTDVLEVEEFFAKGQKGSSAMPHKRNPIRSERLTGMARLVRSHAGAALENIALWHERDISHSSVERVILPDACILTHFMLVEITELVTNLLVYPENMERNLNCYGGVVFSQKVLLALVEKGTTREAAYAIVQQNAHTAWNKPEGNFRDLISQDPLVTQILSPAEIADCFDPQQHLKHLQEVYQRLGI; from the coding sequence GTGATCGAGCGTTATACTTTGCCGGAAATGGGCAATCTTTGGGGTGAAGCCTATAAGCTAAAAACTTGGTTACAAGTAGAAATTGCGGTTTGTGAGGCTCAAGCTGAACTGGGTTACATTCCTTCTGAGGCGGTTGAGGAAATTAAAGCTAAGGCAAATTTTGACCCAAAGCGAGTGCTAGAAATTGAAGCAGAAGTCCGCCACGATGTGATTGCTTTCTTGACAAATGTAAATGAGTATGTAGGTGATGCAGGGCGTTATATTCATTTAGGTTTGACTAGCTCTGATGTGCTAGATACGGCTTTAGCATTGCAATTAGTCAGCAGCTTAGATGTTTTGTCGCAACGGTTAGCAGATTTGATTGCAGCAATTCGCACAAAAGCGCGAGAACATCGCTATACGGTGATGGCTGGACGATCGCACGGAATTCATGCAGAACCAATCACCTTTGGTTTTAAACTAGCTGGGTGGCTAGCAGAAGTTTTGCGACACCAAGAACGCTTGCGAATTCTCCGCGCTACAATTGCAGTCGGCAAAATTTCCGGTGCGGTGGGGACTTATGCCAATATTGAACCTAGAGTAGAAGCGATCGCTTGTGCAAAACTCGGACTCACAGCCGATTGTGCCTCAACACAAGTTATTTCCCGCGATCGCCACGCCGATTATGTGCAACAATTAGCATTAATAGCCGCATCCATTGAACGCTTTGCCGTAGAAATTCGTAACCTCCAAAGAACGGACGTTTTAGAAGTCGAAGAATTCTTCGCCAAAGGTCAAAAAGGTTCCTCCGCTATGCCTCACAAGCGCAATCCTATTCGTTCTGAAAGACTCACAGGAATGGCGCGATTAGTCAGAAGTCACGCAGGCGCAGCTTTAGAAAATATCGCCCTATGGCATGAAAGAGATATTTCTCACAGTTCCGTAGAACGGGTAATTTTGCCTGATGCTTGCATTCTCACCCATTTTATGTTGGTAGAAATTACCGAATTAGTGACAAACCTTTTAGTCTACCCTGAGAACATGGAACGAAATCTCAACTGTTATGGTGGCGTAGTATTTAGCCAAAAAGTACTACTAGCCTTGGTAGAGAAAGGAACCACCAGAGAAGCAGCTTATGCGATCGTTCAACAAAACGCCCACACAGCTTGGAACAAACCAGAAGGAAACTTCCGCGATTTAATCAGCCAAGATCCGCTTGTCACACAAATCTTATCACCAGCCGAGATTGCAGACTGTTTCGATCCACAACAACATCTTAAACATCTACAAGAAGTGTACCAAAGATTAGGTATTTAG
- a CDS encoding Fur family transcriptional regulator produces the protein MQHQASAIVQTLKSKGLRVTPQRFAVYANLLSRADHPTVDQLLTDLNKDFPVSSQATIYTSLQALTEVGLVREVLLEEGVCRYDANVQPHHHFCCCRCGAIEDIAWDTFEYIQLKSLRPGLRGETYEVTVRGVCDRCAPESVDEQ, from the coding sequence ATGCAGCACCAAGCAAGCGCGATCGTTCAAACCTTAAAATCCAAGGGTTTGAGGGTAACTCCTCAGCGGTTTGCGGTTTATGCAAATTTGTTATCTCGCGCCGATCACCCGACAGTTGACCAGCTGCTCACTGACTTGAATAAAGATTTTCCGGTGTCATCTCAGGCGACAATCTACACCTCATTACAAGCGCTCACAGAAGTAGGTCTGGTTAGAGAAGTGCTTTTAGAAGAAGGAGTTTGCCGTTATGATGCGAACGTGCAACCCCATCATCACTTTTGCTGTTGTCGATGTGGAGCAATTGAAGATATTGCTTGGGATACTTTCGAGTATATACAACTGAAGAGTCTGCGTCCTGGGTTGCGTGGCGAAACTTATGAAGTCACAGTTCGAGGAGTGTGCGATCGCTGTGCTCCAGAATCGGTAGATGAACAGTGA
- a CDS encoding thermonuclease family protein: MGRFNQQVLIWLYAAIIILGLMGCDRFFGNSGDLVERVSDGDTLVVKDANNKNLSIRFACMDAPEIAHSSKEKQSKRPSDRNQFAWGLKAQERLQQLVKQGGDRVTLNITDSDRYGRKVAEVRLQDGTFIQQVLIQEGLAKVYRPYLNKCPSKDILQQAEAQAKQQRLGVWGDAKFTNPWEYRSFNK; the protein is encoded by the coding sequence ATGGGTAGATTTAATCAACAGGTGCTGATTTGGCTGTATGCGGCGATAATCATTTTAGGATTGATGGGGTGCGATCGCTTTTTCGGTAATTCTGGAGATTTAGTCGAGCGCGTCAGTGATGGTGATACCTTAGTGGTCAAAGACGCCAATAACAAAAATTTGAGTATCCGTTTTGCTTGTATGGATGCGCCAGAAATAGCCCATTCCTCTAAAGAAAAACAAAGCAAACGCCCAAGCGATCGCAATCAATTTGCTTGGGGACTGAAAGCCCAAGAACGGTTACAACAGTTAGTCAAACAAGGAGGCGATCGCGTCACCTTAAATATTACCGACAGCGATCGCTATGGCAGAAAGGTAGCAGAAGTCCGCTTACAAGACGGTACTTTCATACAACAAGTCCTGATACAAGAAGGTTTAGCTAAAGTGTATCGCCCCTACTTAAATAAATGTCCCAGCAAAGACATCTTGCAACAAGCCGAAGCACAAGCCAAGCAGCAACGGCTAGGAGTTTGGGGTGATGCTAAATTTACTAACCCTTGGGAGTATCGCAGCTTCAATAAATAA
- a CDS encoding HhoA/HhoB/HtrA family serine endopeptidase: MQKQPRDGENLSKDISSSTSGSKPYRHASLTKAAASLSLVLLGSGMTLAGGYLAGNHQRVSESASNLAVSPVNAAPPVPSSTDPNFVTQVVQRVGPAVVRINSSRTVTSRIPDEFNDPFFRRFFGSQLPSPERRVQRGTGSGFIISKDGRILTNAHVVDGADNVTVILKDGRSLQGRVVGRDELTDVAVIKVQADNLPTVTVGNSDQLQPGQWAIAIGNPLGLDNTVTTGIISATGRSSNQIGAPDKRVEYIQTDAAINPGNSGGPLLNARGDVIGMNTAIIQGAQGLGFAIPINTAQRISNQLITTGRVQHPYLGIQMVGLTPELKQNINSDPNLGLRVNEDRGVLVVRVVPNSPAAKAGIRPGDVILKLNGQAVTDASGVQRAVESAQVGGDVRLELRRNGQSLNLAVQPGAFPTRVQ, from the coding sequence ATGCAAAAACAACCACGCGACGGAGAAAATCTCTCAAAAGATATTTCATCAAGCACCTCTGGCTCAAAACCCTATCGTCATGCATCCCTGACAAAAGCAGCCGCATCTCTATCGCTGGTGCTTTTAGGGTCTGGGATGACATTAGCAGGTGGCTATTTAGCCGGGAATCATCAACGGGTTTCTGAGAGTGCATCAAATTTGGCTGTGAGTCCGGTAAATGCTGCTCCTCCAGTACCATCTAGTACAGATCCTAACTTTGTCACACAGGTAGTACAGAGAGTGGGTCCTGCGGTGGTGCGAATTAATTCTTCTCGCACGGTTACAAGTCGGATACCAGACGAATTTAATGACCCGTTTTTCCGTCGCTTCTTTGGTTCTCAATTACCCTCCCCTGAAAGAAGGGTGCAACGGGGTACCGGTTCAGGTTTTATTATCAGTAAGGATGGGCGGATTTTGACTAATGCCCACGTAGTTGATGGTGCTGATAATGTGACAGTTATCCTCAAAGATGGGCGGAGCTTGCAAGGTAGGGTGGTAGGGAGAGATGAATTAACAGATGTGGCTGTGATTAAGGTGCAAGCAGATAATTTGCCGACAGTAACAGTGGGTAATTCTGATCAACTCCAACCAGGACAATGGGCGATCGCTATTGGTAATCCCCTCGGTTTAGATAATACTGTAACTACGGGAATTATCAGTGCTACAGGACGTTCTAGTAATCAAATTGGTGCTCCTGATAAGCGCGTAGAATACATTCAAACTGATGCAGCGATTAACCCTGGTAATTCTGGCGGACCCTTGCTAAATGCTCGTGGTGACGTCATTGGGATGAATACAGCGATTATTCAAGGTGCCCAAGGTTTAGGCTTTGCTATTCCCATCAACACCGCACAACGTATTTCTAATCAGTTAATTACTACAGGTAGAGTTCAGCATCCTTATCTGGGAATTCAGATGGTGGGACTGACGCCGGAATTAAAGCAAAATATTAATTCTGACCCTAATTTAGGTTTGAGAGTAAATGAAGATCGAGGCGTTTTAGTGGTGAGAGTTGTGCCGAATTCACCAGCGGCTAAAGCGGGAATTCGTCCCGGTGATGTCATCCTCAAGCTTAATGGTCAAGCGGTTACAGACGCTAGTGGTGTACAACGTGCTGTGGAAAGTGCTCAAGTTGGTGGCGATGTGCGCTTGGAATTGCGACGCAATGGCCAAAGTCTCAATTTAGCTGTCCAACCTGGAGCTTTCCCTACCAGAGTGCAGTAA